Proteins from one Malaya genurostris strain Urasoe2022 chromosome 2, Malgen_1.1, whole genome shotgun sequence genomic window:
- the LOC131433159 gene encoding uncharacterized protein LOC131433159 isoform X1, whose amino-acid sequence MEQYQGIFSRYANFYSLFGYDYGINSKFSRWVLPRNLALIAMIVLLIFLSNYLDLSDINGESNYVTQVIFYLATYVIFLGESWWNRHKFSEIWHIFERIHSRTRALIHSDILVQALKVFSKRYVRTVSILASQITFLSLVCLCGMYFLAPYNLLIIWRVQLCIVQQLIEFRQFQITFYVQLLHLYLTELKLIVEVLARDTVLLNCSLLEKRKLHYVMNLYHDLYSLSEYLNAQFGISMLLIIVRWNFQLLVDSFWLAQAVAKHEGWILIFQVMPIFSHLVSLLVFVRSCEQLSHTDKIIQAKFEKLSSPKYLEDDYMNELTHCFILQTKHGSINITGMDCIVVNYYSIASAVVSIFTYLAVYIELERNKQRMHS is encoded by the exons ATGGAACAGTATCAAGGAATATTTTCACGATATGCGAATTTTTATAGTTTATTCGGTTATGATTACGGAATCAACAGCAAATTTTCGCGTTGGGTTCTACCACGAAATTTAGCTTTGATCGCAATGATAGTCTTATTGATCTTTCTATCAAATTATCTCGACCTAAGTGATATAAATGGGGAAAGCAACTATGTGACTCAAGTTATATTTTATTTAGCTACGTATGTGATCTTTTTAGGAGAATCTTGGTGGAATCgtcataaattcagtgaaatttGGCATATTTTTGAAAGAATTCACTCCCGAACAAGAGCTCTGATTCATAGCGACATTTTAGTTCAGGCGTTAAAGGTTTTCTCAAAACGCTATGTACGGACAGTATCGATTCTTGCATCGCAAATTACGTTTTTGTCTCTCGTTTGCCTCTGTGGAATGTATTTTTTGGCTCCATACAATTTGCTTATTATTTGGCGAGTACAGCTCTGTATAGTGCAACAATTGATAGAATTCCGACAGTTTCAAATTACCTTCTACGTGCAACTTCTTCATCTGTATCTGACAGAACTTAAGTTAATAGTGGAAGTTTTGGCCAGAGATActgttttacttaactgttcGTTGTTGGAGAAAAGGAAGTTACATTATGTGATGAATTTGTACCATGATTTATATAGTTTATCTGAATATTTGAATGCACAATTCGGCATATCTATGTTGTTGATTATCGTTCGATGGAATTTTCAGTTATTGGTTGATTCCTTCTGGTTGGCACAAGCAGTGGCAAAACACGAGGGATGGATTCTAATTT TTCAGGTAATGCCAATTTTCAGCCATCTTGTGTCTTTACTTGTATTCGTGAGATCATGCGAACAATTGAGTCATACCGATAAAATAATTCAagctaaatttgaaaaattaagttctCCGAAATATTTGGAAGATGATTATATGAATGAGTTG ACACATTGCTTTATTTTACAAACGAAACATGGTAGCATAAATATTACTGGTATGGACTGTATCGTTGTGAACTACTATTCAATAGCTTCA GCGGTTGTCTCTATATTCACATATTTGGCCGTTTACATCGAGCTGGAAAGAAACAAGCAACGGATGCATTCATAA
- the LOC131433159 gene encoding uncharacterized protein LOC131433159 isoform X2 → MRIQVMPIFSHLVSLLVFVRSCEQLSHTDKIIQAKFEKLSSPKYLEDDYMNELTHCFILQTKHGSINITGMDCIVVNYYSIASAVVSIFTYLAVYIELERNKQRMHS, encoded by the exons TTCAGGTAATGCCAATTTTCAGCCATCTTGTGTCTTTACTTGTATTCGTGAGATCATGCGAACAATTGAGTCATACCGATAAAATAATTCAagctaaatttgaaaaattaagttctCCGAAATATTTGGAAGATGATTATATGAATGAGTTG ACACATTGCTTTATTTTACAAACGAAACATGGTAGCATAAATATTACTGGTATGGACTGTATCGTTGTGAACTACTATTCAATAGCTTCA GCGGTTGTCTCTATATTCACATATTTGGCCGTTTACATCGAGCTGGAAAGAAACAAGCAACGGATGCATTCATAA